From Papaver somniferum cultivar HN1 unplaced genomic scaffold, ASM357369v1 unplaced-scaffold_99, whole genome shotgun sequence, the proteins below share one genomic window:
- the LOC113346370 gene encoding glutamate receptor 2.9-like yields MGGLSTLFSNIYSIISTKKWTIGNCAATLQGGESRNLGLDRRLLQTRVDEVCSLLTRFYMGGNSINWNMDKSGGHGITVMAHEDAKEVEEFKVGVVLDLDVPEVKVCITSMEMARSDVNASRKRKLVFYYQDSKEDIVDAASAAIDLITNKRVQAIIGPTTSAQTVFMMHLGDRFQVPVISFSATSPSISLVQNPYFVRTTLNDSSQVNAIAAIIKAFGCREAVSLYADTEYGKGIIPYLVDELQNVNTRVPYRSVFTSSATNEQIGDELNRLIRMQTRIFIVHMTTPLGVRIFAKAREIGMMTKGYSWIITDGLGDYLCTFNSSVLGSMEGVIGIRPYVPESRRLNSFSVRWKKRFQKENPEDMDRKLDMFGIWAYDTVGALASAVEKLGSLNPKFNKGNLTALDSSDVERMGVSQIGPELLGKISNITLKDAMSTNKSTTTDKDNLGTIIWPGDAKSAPKGWEIPTNESKLQIGVPVKNGFTEFLKATQNSSDVTGYSVEVFKAAIDSLNYRVPYEFIPYLINNKSKPGSYDDLLHAVPDQKFDAAVGDITITANRSEYVDFTLPYNEGGVSMVVLTKQDMSKNAWIFLKPLEWKLWVTTGAFFLIIGAAIWILEHRVNREFRGGPHSAYQLGTMLSFTISTLVFAQKERVLSTFGRIVMGIWLFVVLILTQSYTANLASMLTIKRLEPTYTDVKELIRNGYNVGYQEGSFVLDKLKGMKFHESHLKTYETPDEFDKLFSMEPSKGGIVAAFEELPYIELLLAKYCDKYMKVGEIYPNDGWSFVFPKGSPLGPDISRKILQLREDGATKRFKDAAFSSGSTSNRYCPDIDPLGSSTSLKLDSFRVLFWLTGGFVVFAIFVFFVMFLWENRQILVESNTAVSRKFVHLLNEFYKYDEKRLITYFEYQHVRKDQNKAVVHASDTNGLREAARGYLPSEGVVVHQDFGLVCSGDHGADGDSISDEGVDPFLHNIVDGGDQPTPGDANLHQIQLSEIPHRKP; encoded by the exons ATGGGCGGGTTATCAACTCTCTTCTCAAACATCTACTCTATTATCTCTACAAAGAAGTGGACTATTGGTAATTGTGCTGCAACTCTGCAAGGAGGTGAATCCCGGAACTTAGGCTTGGATAGACGCCTTCTGCAGACTCGAGTAGATGAGGTATGTTCTCTACTAACTCGTTTCTATATGGGTGGTAATTCAATCAACTGGAATATGGATAAGTCCG GAGGTCACGGGATAACGGTGATGGCTCATGAAGATGCAAAAGAAGTTGAGGAATTTAAAGTTGGAGTGGTTCTGGATTTGGATGTACCCGAGGTTAAGGTCTGCATAACTTCCATGGAGATGGCTCGCTCTGACGTCAATGCATCTCGTAAGAGAAAATTGGTTTTTTATTATCAGGATTCTAAAGAAGATATCGTAGATGCAGCTTCCGCTG CTATAGATCTGATAACAAATAAACGAGTGCAAGCTATCATTGGACCAACAACATCAGCACAAACTGTTTTCATGATGCACCTTGGAGACAGATTTCAAGTTCCAGTTATTTCTTTCAGTGCAACAAGTCCTTCAATTTCGCTGGTTCAAAATCCTTACTTCGTTCGCACAACACTAAACGATTCGTCTCAAGTGAATGCTATTGCTGCCATTATTAAAGCTTTTGGATGTAGAGAAGCTGTATCTCTTTACGCAGATACCGAATATGGGAAAGGTATTATTCCATATTTGGTGGACGAGCTTCAAAATGTCAACACCAGAGTTCCTTATAGGAGTGTATTTACGAGTTCAGCTACCAATGAGCAAATAGGCGATGAACTTAACAGATTAATAAGAATGCAAACTAGAATATTCATTGTGCATATGACCACGCCACTCGGAGTCCGTATTTTTGCTAAAGCCAGAGAAATTGGTATGATGACTAAAGGGTACTCTTGGATAATCACGGATGGATTGGGCGATTACTTATGCACATTTAATTCTTCTGTTCTTGGTTCAATGGAAGGAGTAATAGGTATAAGACCCTATGTTCCAGAATCGAGAAGGCTAAACTCATTTAGTGTTAGATGGAAAAAAAGGTTTCAAAAAGAGAATCCAGAAGATATGGACAGGAAATTAGATATGTTTGGCATATGGGCATATGACACAGTTGGGGCATTAGCCAGCGCAGTTGAGAAACTTGGAAGTCTTAATCCTAAATTCAACAAGGGAAATCTAACAGCTTTAGATTCAAGCGATGTGGAGAGAATGGGCGTTTCGCAAATAGGCCCTGAACTATTGGGAAAAATTTCAAATATCACACTCAAAGACGCCATGA GTACAAATAAAAGCACAACCACAGATAAAGATAACTTAGGCACTATTATATGGCCCGGAGATGCAAAGTCAGCTCCGAAAGGTTGGGAAATCCCAACAAACGAGAGTAAGTTACAAATTGGGGTTCCAGTAAAAAATGGTTTTACTGAATTCCTGAAAGCAACACAAAATTCAAGTGATGTCACTGGTTACAGCGTGGAAGTGTTTAAAGCTGCAATAGATAGTTTGAACTATAgggtaccctatgaatttattcCATATCTTATTAATAATAAGAGCAAACCAGGAAGTTACGATGATCTTCTACATGCAGTGCCTGATCAG AAATTTGATGCTGCGGTTGGAGATATTACTATCACAGCCAATCGGTCAGAGTATGTCGATTTTACATTACCGTATAATGAAGGTGGGGTATCAATGGTTGTGCTAACAAAACAAGATATGAGTAAGAATGCTTGGATATTCCTCAAGCCATTAGAGTGGAAACTTTGGGTAACAACAGGTGCTTTCTTTCTTATCATTGGTGCTGCCATTTGGATTCTCGAACACAGAGTGAACCGGGAGTTCAGAGGAGGGCCTCATTCTGCTTACCAGTTGGGCACAATGCTTTCATTCACCATCTCCACACTCGTTTTTGCTCAGA AGGAAAGGGTGCTAAGCACTTTCGGTAGGATTGTTATGGGAATATGGCTTTTTGTCGTGTTAATTCTCACACAAAGTTATACAGCTAATTTGGCATCCATGTTGACAATAAAGCGACTTGAGCCAACCTACACGGACGTTAAGGAACTTATCCGAAATGGGTACAATGTAGGTTATCAAGAAGGTTCATTTGTGTTGGACAAGTTAAAGGGAATGAAATTTCATGAGTCACATTTGAAAACTTACGAAACTCCTGATGAATTTGACAAGCTTTTCTCCATGGAGCCAAGTAAGGGTGGTATTGTGGCTGCTTTTGAGGAACTCCCTTACATCGAACTCCTCCTTGCAAAATATTGCGATAAATACATGAAGGTTGGCGAAATCTATCCAAATGACGGATGGTCGTTT GTCTTTCCGAAAGGTTCCCCTTTAGGTCCtgatatttcgagaaaaattCTACAATTAAGAGAGGATGGTGCAACAAAAAGGTTCAAAGATGCTGCTTTTAGTTCTGGGAGCACCTCAAATAGATATTGTCCAGACATTGACCCTTTGGGTTCCTCAACTAGTCTCAAACTAGACAGCTTCCGGGTCCTTTTCTGGCTCACAGGAGGCTTTGTAGTTTTCGCAATTTTTGTGTTCTTTGTTATGTTCTTGTGGGAAAACAGACAAATTTTGGTCGAGTCCAACACTGCAGTTTCACGAAAATTCGTCCATTTGCTGAACGAGTTCTATAAATATGACGAGAAGCGCTTGATCACGTATTTTGAATACCAACATGTGCGTAAAGATCAAAACAAAGCTGTTGTTCATGCGTCTGATACTAATGGCTTACGCGAAGCTGCACGCGGATATTTACCTAGTGAAGGTGTTGTTGTGCATCAAGATTTCGGCTTGGTCTGTAGTGGAGATCATGGAGCAGATGGTGACAGTATTTCAGATGAAGGTGTTGATCCCTTTTTGCAtaatattgtagatggtggagaTCAACCTACTCCAGGGGATGCCAATCTACATCAAATCCAATTATCTGAAATTCCTCATCGTAAACCTTAG